The Primulina huaijiensis isolate GDHJ02 chromosome 17, ASM1229523v2, whole genome shotgun sequence genome window below encodes:
- the LOC140962444 gene encoding receptor-like protein 7: MRILLLPWVLLLFLFRILSVSWVSGQCLNYQKALLLHLNSSLVYKSEISRRLVNWNQNVDCCKWDGVACDSKGHVISLELDGESISGGIEDSSLFSLKNLEKLNLAGNRFKNIQIPKVIQNLTNLVFLNLSNAGFGGQIPIELSTLKSLVSLDLSTFFPDFLHPLTLKNPNLTVLVQNLTSLIELNLDGVVISASASDWFQALSSSLPDLRNLSLRNCGLSGPLDSLSQLRFLSVLRLDRNNLSSTVPDTLTKFSNLSTLSLSSCSLHGSFPEMTFRLSTLQNLDLSNNVLLKGTIPQFPQIGSFRTIILSYTNFSGTLPDSIGNLGMLSMLVLSNCNFIGPIPSTITNLTELVNVDFSFNSFTGSIPPFQMSKKLEYIDLSYNKLMGSISSRHFEGLTNLAFLNLGFNSLNGSIPSSLFSLPSLQKLQLSNNQFSDQVQEFSTAKSSNLDTLDLTSNMLEGPIPRSFFKLGMLNVLSLSFNSFSGTIQLETIPNLARLELGYNNLTVEVRTTNSSLCRLNLASCKLKNFPDLRNQTKLTFLDLSNNLISGEIPNWIWEIGNGQLTHLNLSYNNLVGLQMPYNMPSTLYMLDLHSNQLHGEIPTPPKSVIYVDYSSNSFQQPIPDDIGNFTRFASFLSLANNSITGLVPTSLCSASNLQVLDLSGNLLSGSIPPCLLRNNKSLGVLNLGRNNISGDIPDSFSISCGLKTLDLSRNNLEGKIPVSLAKCTSLEVMNVGNNNIYDAFPCMLQTSSSLRVLVLRSNKFHGGISCPEVNQSWPNLQIIDIASNNFVEYLNSSCFSSWRRMMQESDGSGHIGFDYLKLANLYYQDTVTVTIKGLELELVKILTIFTSIDFSVNNFRGEIPEAVGQLSSLYVLNLSHNSLTGTIPKSIGNLTGLGSLDLSRNQLTGMIPDELASLTFLSFLNLSYNKLFGRIPSGPQLQTFTEESYIGNTGLCGFPSNTACEVSPPVAEEVLSSSIITEFDWQFILTGLGYGFGAALVIAPLAFCKQWRDQCNKHVDQFIGLIFPSYAFSYVRYDGKFEAIADIEDKTSDDDEDDKEDDLSRGRYCIFCTKFDIQLTNAVHNMKCTCHYFPPTFSSYSTSSSSSVLFMYGRKF; this comes from the coding sequence ATGAGAATTCTACTCCTTCCATGGGTTCTGTTGTTGTTCTTGTTCCGAATTCTGTCGGTTTCTTGGGTTTCTGGCCAGTGTTTGAATTATCAAAAAGCATTGCTGTTGCATTTGAACAGCAGCCTTGTTTACAAGTCGGAAATTTCAAGAAGGCTGGTGAATTGGAACCAGAATGTAGACTGCTGCAAATGGGATGGGGTAGCTTGTGATAGCAAAGGACATGTGATAAGTTTGGAGCTCGATGGTGAGTCAATTTCAGGTGGGATCGAGGACTCGAGTCTTTTCAGTCTTAAAAATCTAGAGAAGCTAAATTTGGCAGGCAACAGGTTCAAAAATATTCAGATTCCAAAAGTGATTCAGAATCTCACTAACTTGGTATTCTTGAATCTGTCAAATGCTGGTTTTGGCGGACAGATTCCCATTGAATTATCCACATTAAAGAGCTTGGTCAGTCTCGATCTCTCCACCTTCTTTCCAGACTTTCTTCATCCCTTAACACTCAAGAATCCAAATTTGACGGTGCTTGTTCAAAATCTCACTTCCCTTATAGAACTCAATCTTGACGGTGTCGTGATTTCAGCTTCAGCAAGCGATTGGTTTCAAGCTTTATCTTCATCTTTACCCGATTTAAGAAATTTAAGCTTGCGGAACTGTGGTCTCTCAGGTCCCTTGGATTCTCTTTCACAGCTTCGTTTTCTTTCAGTTCTACGTCTTGACAGGAACAATTTGTCATCAACAGTTCCAGATACTCTCACAAAGTTTTCAAATTTGTCCACCTTGAGTCTCAGCTCTTGCTCTTTGCATGGTTCCTTTCCCGAGATGACCTTCCGGCTATCCACTCTACAGAATCTTGATCTATCAAACAATGTGTTACTCAAGGGCACCATACCCCAGTTTCCTCAGATTGGATCTTTTAGGACTATAATTCTCAGCTACACTAACTTCTCAGGAACATTACCAGATTCCATAGGCAATCTTGGAATGTTGTCCATGCTAGTCCTGTCTAATTGCAATTTCATTGGACCGATTCCATCCACAATAACAAACTTAACAGAACTGGTTAATGTGGATTTCTCGTTCAACTCGTTCACCGGTTCAATCCCGCCATTTCAAATGTCCAAGAAACTTGAATACATAGACCTCAGTTATAATAAACTTATGGGATCGATTTCTTCCAGGCATTTTGAAGGTCTCACAAATCTGGCATTTTTAAATTTGGGTTTCAATTCACTCAATGGTAGCATTCCCTCGTCTCTCTTCAGTCTCCCTTCACTGCAGAAACTTCAGCtctctaataaccaatttagtGATCAAGTCCAAGAATTTTCCACCGCAAAGTCCTCCAACCTCGATACACTAGATTTGACCAGTAATATGTTAGAAGGTCCCATTCCCAGGTCATTTTTTAAACTTGGAATGCTTAATGTTCTATCACTTTCTTTCAACTCCTTCAGTGGCACTATACAGCTGGAAACGATTCCTAATCTTGCAAGGCTGGAGCTTGGTTACAACAACTTGACAGTTGAAGTAAGAACCACAAATTCAAGTCTATGCAGGTTAAATTTGGCCTCCTGTAAGCTGAAAAACTTTCCTGATCTGAGGAACCAaacaaaattgacttttttGGACCTATCAAATAATCTTATTAGCGGAGAAATACCTAATTGGATTTGGGAAATTGGAAATGGACAACTCACGCATTTGAATCTTTCTTACAATAATCTGGTTGGTCTACAAATGCCATACAATATGCCGAGTACGCTTTACATGCTAGACTTGCACTCAAACCAACTCCATGGTGAGATTCCAACTCCCCCAAAATCAGTTATATATGTAGATTACTCGAGTAATAGCTTTCAACAACCTATCCCAGATGATATTGGCAATTTCACTCGCTTTGCTTCTTTTTTGTCATTGGCAAATAATAGCATTACTGGATTGGTTCCTACATCCCTTTGTAGTGCAAGTAACCTTCAAGTTCTTGACCTATCTGGCAACTTACTGAGTGGTAGTATACCACCCTGTCTCTTAAGAAATAACAAGAGTCTTGGAGTACTGAATCTTGGTAGAAACAACATTAGTGGTGATATCCCTGATAGTTTTTCTATCAGTTGTGGCCTTAAAACTCTAGACCTCAGCAGAAACAATTTGGAAGGGAAAATTCCAGTATCCTTGGCCAAATGCACATCTTTAGAAGTCATGAATGTTGGAAACAACAATATTTATGATGCATTCCCATGCATGCTACAAACATCATCTAGCTTGCGTGTTCTTGTCTTGCGCTCCAACAAATTTCATGGAGGTATCTCATGTCCTGAGGTAAACCAGAGCTGGCCAAATCTTCAAATCATCGATATAGCTTCTAACAACTTCGTTGAGTATCTGAATTCATCCTGCTTTTCAAGTTGGAGAAGAATGATGCAGGAAAGTGATGGGTCAGGCCACATAGGCTTTGACTATCTGAAACTGGCCAATTTATATTACCAGGACACAGTGACAGTAACCATCAAAGGACTAGAGTTGGAGCTTGTCAAGATTTTGACTATCTTCACATCGATTGATTTCTCGGTCAATAATTTTCGAGGGGAGATTCCTGAAGCAGTAGGACAACTCAGTTCACTTTACGTTCTCAACTTATCACACAATAGTCTCACAggaacaattccaaaatcaataGGAAACTTAACAGGGCTCGGATCACTTGACCTTTCAAGAAACCAGCTGACAGGAATGATACCAGATGAGCTAGCAAGTCTGACATTCCTTTCATTCTTGAATTTGTCCTACAATAAGCTATTTGGAAGAATCCCCTCGGGCCCTCAATTACAAACATTTACTGAAGAAAGCTACATAGGAAACACAGGCCTATGTGGGTTCCCTTCGAACACAGCCTGTGAGGTTTCCCCACCAGTAGCAGAGGAGGTATTGAGTAGTTCAATTATAACAGAATTTGATTGGCAATTCATACTCACTGGTTTGGGATATGGGTTTGGGGCAGCATTAGTCATTGCACCTCTTGCGTTCTGCAAACAATGGAGGGATCAGTGCAACAAGCACGTGGACCAATTTATAGGGCTTATATTTCCAAGTTATGCGTTCAGTTATGTAAGGTATGATGGAAAATTTGAGGCGATAGCAGACATTGAAGATAAGACTTCggatgatgatgaagatgaCAAGGAAGATGACTTATCACGAGGAAGGTACTGCATATTTTGCACCAAATTCGACATTCAACTTACAAATGCAGTGCACAATATGAAATGTACATGCCATTACTTTCCACCCACATTCTCCTCTTATTCTacatcatcatcttcttctgTACTGTTCATGTAtggtagaaaattttga
- the LOC140962782 gene encoding importin subunit beta-1-like, translating into MALEITQYLLSAQSPDANVRTGAENTLGQFRDQNLPGFLLSLSVELSNDGKPTESRRLAGIVLKNSLDAKEAATKDHLVQQWITIDNTFKSQIKNSLLNTLGSSVQEASHTAAQVIAKIASIEIPRKEWPELVGSLLANMTQLDKPASLKQATLESLGYVCEEISHEDLVQDEVNSVLTAVVQGMNVSEQSTEVRLAATRALLNALDFARTNFENEMERNYIMKVTCDAALAKETEIRQAAFECLVSIASTYYEVLEPYMQKIFELTSNAVKGDEEAVALQAVEFWSSICDEELELQDYEVPESGDSSAPHSHFIEKALPTLVPMLLETLLKQDEDQDQDDGIWNLAMAGGTCLCLVARTVGDAVVPLVMPFVETNISKTDWRSREAATYAFGSILEGPSIEKLSPMVNAGLDFLLNAMKDENSHVKDTTAWTLSRIFELLHSPASGFSVITPTNLQKILGVLLESIKDAPHVAEKVCGAIYFLAQGYEDAGPSSSLLTHYIPDIMTSLIVAADRTDGSDSKLRSSAYETLNEVVRSSNLVETSQIIAKLLPVVMSKLEQTLNLQILSSDDREKQGDLQASLCGVLQVIIQKVSSADETKPIILQVADQIMLLFLNVFACRSSTVHEEAMLAIGALAYATGPEFGKYMQEFYKYLEMGLQNFEEYQVCAISVGVVGDIARALDEKILPYCDGIMTLLLKDLSSAELHRSVKPAIFSCFGDIALAISEHFEKYISYVLPMMQSASEVCAQMDYTDEEMMDYGNLLRRSIFEGYSGILQGFKNSKAEIMLPYAPHLLQFIDLVAKDEQRDESVTKAAVAVLGDVADALGSNIKALFKDCSFCAELLGECLQSDDEQLKETAAWTQGMIGRAFSVNG; encoded by the exons ATGGCTTTGGAGATCACCCAGTATCTATTGTCTGCTCAATCACCTGATGCAAATGTTCGAACTGGGGCAGAAAATACTCTTGGTCAGTTCCGGGATCAAAACTTGCCGGGATTCTTGTTATCGTTGTCTGTTGAACTTTCCAATGATGGCAAACCCACCGAGTCTCGAAGACTTGCTGGTATTGTCCTTAAGAACTCATTGGATGCTAAGGAAGCTGCGACAAAGGATCACCTTGTCCAACAATGGATAACAATTGACAACACGTTTAAATCTCAGATAAAAAACTCTCTGTTGAATACCCTTGGATCTTCTGTTCAGGAAGCTAGTCACACTGCTGCCCAAGTAATTGCAAAGATAGCTTCAATTGAAATTCCCCGAAAAGAATGGCCAGAACTTGTTGGTTCATTGCTTGCCAATATGACTCAACTAGATAAACCCGCATCCCTGAAACAGGCTACACTTGAATCGCTTGGTTATGTCTGTGAGGAGATATCCCACGAAGATCTCGTTCAGGATGAAGTCAATTCTGTTCTAACAGCTGTTGTTCAAGGAATGAATGTTTCAGAGCAAAGCACGGAAGTCCGTCTTGCTGCAACTAGGGCTTTATTGAATGCCCTCGATTTTGCTCGGACCAACTTTGAAAATGAGATGGAGAGGAACTATATCATGAAGGTGACATGTGATGCTGCATTGGCAAAAGAGACAGAAATCAGACAGGCTGCATTTGAGTGTCTAGTTTCCATTGCATCTACGTACTATGAGGTACTTGAACCTTATATGCAAAAGATCTTCGAGCTTACATCTAATGCAGTCAAAGGAGATGAGGAGGCTGTTGCCCTTCAAGCAGTAGAGTTCTGGAGCTCCATTTGTGATGAAGAATTAGAGCTTCAAGACTACGAAGTCCCCGAGAGTGGTGATTCTAGTGCTCCTCACTCACATTTTATTGAAAAAGCACTTCCCACTTTAGTGCCTATGCTGCTAGAAACTCTACTTAAGCAGGATGAGGACCAAGACCAAGATGATGGGATTTGGAATCTAGCCATGGCTGGTGGCACTTGCCTTTGTCTTGTTGCTAGAACTGTAGGGGATGCTGTTGTTCCTCTGGTGATGCCTTTTGTAGAAACAAACATATCAAAGACTGACTGGAGATCACGGGAAGCCGCTACATATGCATTTGGCTCAATCCTTGAAGGACCAAGCATTGAGAAGCTATCTCCCATGGTGAATGCTGGCTTAGATTTCCTACTCAATGCGATGAAAGATGAAAACAGCCATGTGAAAGATACAACTGCTTGGACCCTTAGTCGTATCTTTGAGTTGCTCCACTCGCCGGCTAGTGGTTTCTCTGTAATCACGCCTACTAACCTTCAGAAAATTTTGGGTGTCTTGTTGGAAAGTATAAAAGATGCTCCACATGTGGCTGAGAAGGTTTGCGGAGCTATTTATTTTCTTGCTCAGGGGTATGAGGATGCTGGGCCAAGCTCGTCCCTTCTCACACATTACATTCCAGATATCATGACTTCTCTGATCGTCGCAGCCGATCGGACCGATGGCAGTGACTCTAAACTCAGATCTTCTGCTTATGAAACACTAAACGAGGTCGTTAGGAGTTCGAACCTTGTTGAGACATCTCAGATCATTGCCAAACTTCTCCCTGTTGTCATGTCTAAGTTGGAGCAAActttaaatcttcaaattttatcATCTGATGACAGGGAAAAGCAAGGAGATTTACAAGCCTCTCTCTGTGGTGTGCTTCAGGTTATCATTCAAAAAGTAAGCAGTGCAGATGAAACTAAGCCCATAATATTACAGGTGGCTGATCAAATCATGCTGCTTTTCCTCAATGTTTTTGCTTGCCGTAGTTCTACAGTTCATGAAGAAGCTATGCTTGCTATCGGTGCACTGGCTTATGCCACCGGGCCAGAGTTTGGGAAGTACATGCAAGAGTTCTACAAATATCTAGAGATGGGTTTGCAAAATTTTGAGGAATATCAGGTTTGTGCCATTTCAGTTGGGGTTGTTGGTGACATTGCCCGTGCATTGGATGAAAAGATCTTGCCGTATTGTGATGGGATTATGACACTTCTGCTCAAGGATCTCTCCAGTGCTGAATTACACCGCTCAGTGAAACCTGCCATATTTTCTTGCTTTGGTGACATTGCTCTTGCAATCAGTGAACATTTTGAGAAGTACATCAGTTATGTACTACCAATGATGCAGAGCGCTTCAGAAGTGTGTGCTCAGATGGATTACACTGATGAAGAGATGATGGACTATGGCAACCTGCTCAGACGCAGTATTTTCGAGGGTTATTCAGGAATTCTTCAGGGGTTCAAGAATTCGAAGGCTGAGATCATGCTACCGTATGCTCCTCATCTTCTGCAATTCATAGATTTGGTTGCCAAAGACGAACAGAg GGATGAGAGTGTAACAAAAGCAGCGGTGGCAGTTTTGGGTGACGTAGCAGATGCACTGGGCTCAAATATAAAGGCACTGTTCAAGGATTGTTCATTCTGCGCAGAATTATTAGGCGAGTGCCTCCAGTCGGATGATGAACAGCTAAAAGAAACAGCCGCATGGACACAAGGGATGATTGGTCGTGCATTTTCTGTAAATGGCTGA
- the LOC140963165 gene encoding protein TIC 56, chloroplastic, which translates to MASVSFNPFGENWFKNPPAIPFQPINFLSFFKPQTRTPKFASISNPFSGKSEVVEPDDNPGKHRKNLDQFYWECENMPDYRHTPEVEKILNDDPVFDKREDATPEEIAENEKWWAEFRSSPVVQFMMRAEEISDKFNEMELKENSVPYRKEDKKLWQAVPNVIGLDGRPMPRKAIKSDGESDDKFWDFMRQFLFGLWGFRQRPYPPGRPIDVAQAIGYKNLEKRYYDFIMRSGGWYYKDRLGRTRGPSELIQLKTAWGAGIIDKHTFIWGEDMDEWAPIGMVYGMERAIATWEVRLGAAATAFLHKLQKGIPPWVPLKGHENKTYKQLQQEAYESKRRDLAVLEANDGIWPGMRTPSHALFLWASGSELTTLLEEDHMPNKYIPKDLRIELAKVIPGLRPWEVLSVEQAMDHITYGGEWHREPLGSYTTGPPYINEWNKDVLQLLEVFHNLGLQTYHYLEKKIPGFDKIMEKVQADAAVRDAQRKAKRAAEKQEKKT; encoded by the exons atgGCTTCTGTGAGCTTCAATCCCTTCGGAGAAAACTGGTTCAAAAACCCACCAGCAATCCCTTTTCAACCCATCAATTTTCTCTCATTCTTTAAACCACAAACCAGAACCCCTAAATTCGCTTCCATAAGCAATCCATTTTCCGGAAAATCCGAAGTGGTGGAGCCAGATGATAATCCTGGGAAGCACCGAAAAAATCTGGACCAGTTCTATTGGGAGTGCGAGAATATGCCGGATTACCGGCACACCCCGGAGGTTGAGAAAATTCTGAACGATGACCCCGTTTTTGATAAGAGAGAGGATGCGACGCCTGAAGAGATAGCGGAGAATGAGAAGTGGTGGGCAGAGTTTCGGTCCAGCCCGGTCGTGCAATTCATGATGCGGGCAGAGGAAATTTCTGATAAGTTTAATGAGATGGAGCTTAAGGAGAATTCTGTTCCTTACAGGAAAGAAGACAAGAAACTGTGGCAG GCAGTGCCTAATGTGATTGGGCTGGACGGGAGGCCGATGCCTAGGAAAGCCATAAAATCAGATGGAGAGTCAGACGATAAGTTTTGGGATTTTATGAGGCAGTTCCTTTTTGGGCTTTGGGGTTTCCGACAAAGGCCATATCCACCCGGTAGACCCATCGATGTTGCCCAAGCGATAGGATACAAGAACCTCGAGAAGCGGTATTATGACT TTATCATGAGAAGTGGAGGGTGGTACTATAAAGATCGATTGGGTCGTACTAGAGGACCATCGGAGTTGATACAACTCAAAACTGCTTGGGGTGCAGGAATAATCGACAAGCATACTTTTATATGGGGTGAGGACATGGACGAGTGGGCACCCATTGGCATGGTCTATGGTATGGAGCGTGCAATCGCTACTTGGGAAG TTAGATTAGGTGCTGCTGCAACCGCTTTTCTTCATAAACTACAGAAAGGAATACCGCCTTGGGTGCCTCTCAAGGGGCATGAGAATAAAACTTATAAACAGCTCCAACAAGAAGCATATGAGAGCAAAAGACGGGATTTAGCAGTGCTAGAAGCTAACGATGGCATTTGGCCTGGCATGAGGACCCCGAGCCATGCGTTGTTTCTTTGGGCAAGTGGCTCTGAATTGACAACCCTTCTCGAGGAGGACCACATGCCTAACAAGTACATCCCAAAAGATCTCAG AATCGAATTGGCAAAAGTTATTCCTGGTTTGAGGCCATGGGAGGTTCTCAGTGTCGAACAAGCCATGGATCATATTACATATGGTGGAGAATGGCATCGTGAACCTCTTGGTTCATACACCACCGGCCCTCCCTACATCAATGAGTGGAACAAAGACGTTTTG CAACTGTTGGAGGTATTCCACAACCTTGGCCTGCAAACGTACCACTACCTGGAGAAAAAGATACCTGGATTCGACAAGATAATGGAGAAAGTCCAGGCAGATGCTGCTGTTAGAGATGCCCAACGAAAAGCGAAGAGGGCTGCAGAAAAGCAGGAGAAAAAAACGTAG